TGGGATAGAACGAGATCCATCAGACAGGATTTTACGTACCAAAACTACTCGGGTCCGGAGGCTATCGAGTGTAATGAGATAATCGCCCGAATTCATATTATCTGTCTTCATGTAATGGCGGGTCATGATCAGGAGTACTCGAAACAGCAGGAGATTGAACAGCTCACGAAAACGTTACAGACACTATCGGAATTTTATAACGACAATCGGAAACGAGGGCTTCCAGACAGTCCTAATGAGCCGGAAATGAGAGCGTTTCAGCTTCTGTGTCATCTGAAGGATCCTGATGTAGAGTTCCAAGTCCAGCAGTTGCCGATACATGTGTTTAAAGATGCGAGAATCCAAAGAGCTCTGGAGCTGCGAAATCTAGTTCAACAGAATAGAATTCTCGAAAAGGggcatatatatacagaaaATGCTGCGAATATTTTTGCGCTATTTTTTGAAAAGCTAGCCACTGATGGTAGTACGCCACCACTGTATTTATGTCTTTTGGAAAGCTCGTTCAATGATATACGACTGGCTTCGTTAAATGCCATGTCAAGAGCATATCATTCTCGAGGAAAGCCGTATTTTATCGACCGACTGACGAGTATGCTGGGGTTTGACAGTGAGCAAGAGGGGTTAGAATTCTGCCAGTATTACGACTTGACTGTGGTTGATGATGCCAGTGGAAAGAAATGTGTGGATTTGGTTTCATACAATCAAAGTACggttaataataaacagcCCAAACAGCAGCCTTTTAGTCTACTCGTTGATAGACGGGTAGGAGCTGGTTATAATCAGCTGGTGGTACCGAGTAGAATTGACAGTGCGTCCACAACTCCTGCTGCAAGTGGTGGAATAGGAACTGGATTTGGTGGATTCTCTGCCAGGAGTAACAGTAGCTTTGGAAATAGTATAAATGGAGTTGCCAAACCTGTGTTCGGTAGCGGCATTCCCAGCCCTGGTCAGACTCCTAATATATTTGCGGCTAATAAAGAGGCAACCTTGTTTGGTGGTACCAAGTCTTCAATTCCAAGCATGCCTTCTGCTCCGCCAGCAACCAAGGCTCAAACATGGGCTAATATTGCTAGTGGAGCTGTCCCTGCAACTACAGAACCAACGCCAGCGGTCAAACAGGAGCAGTCTGCTCTACAAACGCAACCTTTCAGTCTGTCAGGTGGCAGGGGAATTGGTCTAGCTAAACCCCAATCTGTGGGAATTCCTTTAACAGCTAGCACTGCATCATCAGGTACAACACCAAATTCAATGTTCGGCTCTTCTAAACCATTTTCATTTGGTGGCGACACAATCAAAGCAACATCGACATCACTCTTACCAAATAAAACACCACAACCATCAAGTAATGTTTTTACCAATCCTTTTGCAAGTAACGCATCTGCAGATAAGAAACAAGCACCAGACTCGGCGTCAACAGTTTCACCTCTCGGCCAAACGCCGGCTTCAACACCCGGTCCCAAACCAGCATTACCAACCGAACCAGTAGCAttaccacctccaccaaaACCTGTTTATACAGATTCGATGGTCAAAAAGCAGATAGATAGAATGCTTCGATCAGCAGTGTCTGGCGAAATCAGCTCGAATATTCTCCCCAGCCAGTGGAAGTCGATAACACAGGCTCGTCAGGAAAGAAAAGCACTCATTGATAGCGTTTCAGAAGATATCTACAAAAAGTGCATTTCCGACCTGTTATACCGACAATCTGCTAATGCCCTAGCCGAACACCTATTTTCAAGGAGACTGAGACGGGATGCCATTCGATTGATTAGTGCTGCTGGACAGCGAGCAAAAGAACGGGCAGATCGCAAACGCAAAATTCTCGAAGAATACCGAATTGTGTCACAAACATTGGGTAGAAGTGACTTGCGACGATCGAGCAGTAATGGCAGTCTAAGAAGCAGGCcgacatcttcatcatctcaTGTGTCCGAAAAAGAGCAAATCAAAGCAATGAAACGAGCCAGGGTATCCGCATCGAACGAATGGTCACCATACGCCCTTAAACCCCTATTAATCCCATcagtagaagaagcattTAGACGGCAGTCTCAGTTTGACAGAACAGTGTCGTTAGCTATATTCGTTCCTGACTGGGAGAAAACTGAAGGCACCTGGACACGGAGCAAACTGTCACTTGTATGGGATGGCCAGCAGACATCGACCTACTGTAACAAGGTGGAAAACAACAGCACACAGATCAACCTCATGGCTCTTGAGAGTGATCCTGCCACGTTTTCTAGAATTGGCATGCTTATATTTGAGTGTGGAGTTGATCTCAGCATAGAACCTCAAGCGTTTGAAGCAGTCATCTCGAGCTTGGTACCCCGGTCCGAGTTTCTTATCAGTCTACTGATTGTCAACTGGGATGGCCGGTCACAATCGGACGTCTACGAACATCTCAACATCACGAGATACGAATCACTTTTAGACAACATTACATTCTGTTCCCTAACGTCATCCAGTATTGGAAAAGACATCTCTGTGAATTTCAGCGTCGGACTCGAACGACTCAGTCAATCATTCACTGCTACTCTCTCAACTTTAGGTCTACAACTGCGAAAACAACAAGCAGCCAACAACCAACGACGACTGGCATTAAAAGCTGctaaagaagaacaagaacgACGACTTGCTCtcgaaaaacaaaaacaagacaaaTGGAACCGACTGAGCTCGCTCAACTCGTTACACGTCTACACCGAATCGCCCTCACCCCCCACCGCTCCACCACAACCCAAACGAAAACGCAGTTTCAACGACAGCGGCTCCCTGGCCACCTCACCCGCCACCAAATCAGCTCGCAACCCCTCTGCCATCCACTCAACACCAGTCCAACTCCCCAAAGCACTCGCCGAGCTCAAAGACCTCGTCTCCTCGGTCCTCACCCGCACCCCGCAATCCATGTAGCATATCTCCCTTTAATGTAATATAGCATCGCATCCCCCTTCTGCCCCTCTTGCTTGACTGGAGTCGGACTTGAGGAcggggacctgcctccggcggctggggctttgccccagaccccattgctcctctcgcttcgctcgagtcgggctccGGGACCCTGTCCGTACCCCTGTGACCTGCCTGCTGGCGAACtccaagcccgactcgagcggagcgagaggagcagcggggtctggggcggagccccagccgccggaggcagcaggacATGTGGAAGTGTATAGAAATGCATgttattaaataaatagaataaatagaCGTGGATCACGTATGCAGAAGGGGGTTAGAAGTCGTTGATGGACATCGAGTGGGCGAGGTGCGAGGTGGGCAGGTAGGTCCGGTGGGGCGAGCGGTCTTGGAGGTCGAAGCTCGACACGAACCGTTTGCGGATGCCGAAGATTTCTTCGGTGCCGAACTCGTCTTCGAGGAGGTAGCTCGAGTTATTGTCCTGGCGGGGACCCAGGATCATTTGCGCTCGGCCCACAAACTCCTCGTCGACTTTGCCGTTACGTTTCATGAGCAGCTCGACCGCGTAAACTCGGTAGAAGTCGCTGTTCATTCGCAGCTCGCGTGGTCGCAGACCGGGAATGATGGTCGTTTGCACCCGGTACGTTTTCAGCGAAATAGGTTTCAGTTTGGGTGGGGCAGCATTGCCGGTGCTGGGGCTTTTATtactgttggtgctgctgctagcagcagaatTGTTGCTAGTGGAGTTGGAGGAGGATGTTGGAGAGACAACTAGTAATTGAGCAGGATGGGGTTCATCCATGGACCGAGGACCAAATGACAGGTAGTTTGTCGTCACATTCTGCTGGGTGTTGGAAAGTGACGATGCCATGAGTGATATGGCTTTGATAGACGCAGTGAGATTCGACACAATCGACTTTTTGCCAAGTAGACGTTTGGTTTTGGAAAACACAGAGctgcttttcttttctttcgTCTTCTCATCATTCGTATCGTCATTGTCGTCACTGTCATTATCATTCTCGTTCCCATTATTGTAATCATATGTATTGTCAGTCAACGATCCAGCTACGAGCAATGGATGGTCGTCAATTGACGCTTCAAAGTCGGGGATCTCGATTTTCCGTCTCGATACTGGACCTGTAGCAC
The Sugiyamaella lignohabitans strain CBS 10342 chromosome A, complete sequence genome window above contains:
- the SAC3 gene encoding Sac3p (mRNA export factor; required for biogenesis of the small ribosomal subunit; component of TREX-2 complex (Sac3p-Thp1p-Sus1p-Cdc31p) involved in transcription elongation and mRNA export from the nucleus; involved in post-transcriptional tethering of active genes to the nuclear periphery and to non-nascent mRNP; similar to the human germinal center-associated nuclear protein (GANP); GO_component: GO:0005635 - nuclear envelope [Evidence IEA]; GO_component: GO:0005643 - nuclear pore [Evidence IDA] [PMID 12631707]; GO_component: GO:0005634 - nucleus [Evidence IEA]; GO_component: GO:0070390 - transcription export complex 2 [Evidence IDA] [PMID 15311284]; GO_function: GO:0005515 - protein binding [Evidence IPI] [PMID 12411502]; GO_process: GO:0030029 - actin filament-based process [Evidence IGI] [PMID 2656401]; GO_process: GO:0031124 - mRNA 3'-end processing [Evidence IMP] [PMID 18614048]; GO_process: GO:0006406 - mRNA export from nucleus [Evidence IMP] [PMID 12411502]; GO_process: GO:0006406 - mRNA export from nucleus [Evidence IGI,IMP,IPI] [PMID 12631707]; GO_process: GO:0051028 - mRNA transport [Evidence IEA]; GO_process: GO:0007067 - mitotic nuclear division [Evidence IMP] [PMID 8799844]; GO_process: GO:0071033 - nuclear retention of pre-mRNA at the site of transcription [Evidence IMP] [PMID 18003937]; GO_process: GO:0000973 - posttranscriptional tethering of RNA polymerase II gene DNA at nuclear periphery [Evidence IMP] [PMID 18003937]; GO_process: GO:0006611 - protein export from nucleus [Evidence IGI,IMP] [PMID 10716708]; GO_process: GO:0006355 - regulation of transcription, DNA-templated [Evidence IEA]; GO_process: GO:0042274 - ribosomal small subunit biogenesis [Evidence IMP] [PMID 19806183]; GO_process: GO:0006351 - transcription, DNA-templated [Evidence IEA]; GO_process: GO:0006283 - transcription-coupled nucleotide-excision repair [Evidence IMP] [PMID 17537816]; GO_process: GO:0006810 - transport [Evidence IEA]); its protein translation is MREKERQEMESRGLVDRQDVKKKLQDAITFVGSCTDMCPIFERVRRTYENNVKQLEKDPQTGKVTSQYAVKAFSRPAAGQPPPLPSDVRPPHILVKTLQYLSEKILPQLPASHSFLWDRTRSIRQDFTYQNYSGPEAIECNEIIARIHIICLHVMAGHDQEYSKQQEIEQLTKTLQTLSEFYNDNRKRGLPDSPNEPEMRAFQLLCHLKDPDVEFQVQQLPIHVFKDARIQRALELRNLVQQNRILEKGHIYTENAANIFALFFEKLATDGSTPPLYLCLLESSFNDIRLASLNAMSRAYHSRGKPYFIDRLTSMLGFDSEQEGLEFCQYYDLTVVDDASGKKCVDLVSYNQSTVNNKQPKQQPFSLLVDRRVGAGYNQLVVPSRIDSASTTPAASGGIGTGFGGFSARSNSSFGNSINGVAKPVFGSGIPSPGQTPNIFAANKEATLFGGTKSSIPSMPSAPPATKAQTWANIASGAVPATTEPTPAVKQEQSALQTQPFSLSGGRGIGLAKPQSVGIPLTASTASSGTTPNSMFGSSKPFSFGGDTIKATSTSLLPNKTPQPSSNVFTNPFASNASADKKQAPDSASTVSPLGQTPASTPGPKPALPTEPVALPPPPKPVYTDSMVKKQIDRMLRSAVSGEISSNILPSQWKSITQARQERKALIDSVSEDIYKKCISDLLYRQSANALAEHLFSRRLRRDAIRLISAAGQRAKERADRKRKILEEYRIVSQTLGRSDLRRSSSNGSLRSRPTSSSSHVSEKEQIKAMKRARVSASNEWSPYALKPLLIPSVEEAFRRQSQFDRTVSLAIFVPDWEKTEGTWTRSKLSLVWDGQQTSTYCNKVENNSTQINLMALESDPATFSRIGMLIFECGVDLSIEPQAFEAVISSLVPRSEFLISLLIVNWDGRSQSDVYEHLNITRYESLLDNITFCSLTSSSIGKDISVNFSVGLERLSQSFTATLSTLGLQLRKQQAANNQRRLALKAAKEEQERRLALEKQKQDKWNRLSSLNSLHVYTESPSPPTAPPQPKRKRSFNDSGSLATSPATKSARNPSAIHSTPVQLPKALAELKDLVSSVLTRTPQSM